In the genome of Haemophilus pittmaniae, one region contains:
- the prfB gene encoding peptide chain release factor 2 (programmed frameshift): MFEINPIKNKISDLASRTDVLRGYLDFDSKVERLEEVNAELEQPDVWNEPEKAQALGKERVSLEQVVNTIKSLEQGLDDVEGLVELAVEAEDEDTFNEAVAELDELEQQLGKLEFRRMFSGEHDACDCYVDLQAGSGGTEAQDWTEMLLRMYLRWAESKGFKTELMEVSDGDVAGLKSATIRVSGEYAFGWLRTETGIHRLVRKSPFDSNNRRHTSFAAAFVYPEIDDDIDIEINPADLRIDVYRASGAGGQHVNKTESAVRITHMPSGIVVQCQNDRSQHKNKDQAMKQLKAKLYELELQKKNADKQAMEDNKSDIGWGSQIRSYVLDDARIKDLRTGVENRNTQAVLDGDLDRFIEASLKAGL; the protein is encoded by the exons ATGTTTGAAATTAATCCAATAAAAAACAAAATTTCCGATCTTGCCTCCCGTACTGATGTGCTTCGGGGGTATCTT GACTTCGATAGCAAAGTGGAACGCTTAGAAGAAGTTAATGCCGAATTAGAACAACCCGATGTCTGGAATGAACCGGAAAAAGCCCAAGCTTTGGGGAAAGAACGGGTCTCCCTAGAACAGGTCGTCAATACTATTAAAAGTTTAGAGCAAGGCCTAGATGATGTAGAAGGCCTAGTCGAACTTGCTGTTGAAGCGGAAGATGAAGATACCTTCAATGAGGCCGTAGCAGAATTAGATGAATTAGAACAACAACTTGGCAAATTAGAATTCCGCCGAATGTTTAGCGGTGAACACGATGCTTGCGACTGCTACGTCGATTTACAAGCCGGCTCCGGTGGCACCGAGGCGCAAGACTGGACCGAAATGCTATTACGCATGTATCTCCGCTGGGCGGAAAGTAAAGGCTTTAAAACTGAGTTAATGGAAGTATCCGACGGCGATGTTGCAGGTTTAAAATCAGCCACAATTCGTGTCAGCGGCGAATATGCTTTCGGTTGGTTACGCACTGAAACCGGCATTCACCGTTTAGTACGTAAAAGTCCATTCGACTCCAACAATCGTCGCCATACCTCCTTTGCCGCGGCCTTCGTTTACCCTGAAATTGATGATGATATCGATATCGAAATCAATCCTGCTGATTTACGTATCGACGTTTATCGTGCCTCAGGGGCTGGCGGTCAGCACGTTAACAAAACCGAAAGTGCAGTGCGCATTACCCATATGCCGAGCGGCATTGTGGTGCAGTGTCAGAACGACCGTTCGCAACACAAAAATAAAGATCAAGCCATGAAACAGCTTAAAGCCAAACTCTATGAGCTTGAGCTACAAAAGAAAAATGCCGATAAACAGGCAATGGAAGATAACAAATCCGATATTGGTTGGGGCAGTCAAATCCGCTCCTATGTATTGGATGATGCGCGAATCAAGGATCTCCGTACCGGCGTAGAAAATCGCAATACTCAAGCTGTATTGGACGGTGATCTGGATCGTTTTATCGAAGCCAGCCTCAAAGCCGGGCTTTAA